A window of uncultured Methanoregula sp. genomic DNA:
GCCAATGCCCCCATCTGGCAGCTCGTGGCAGCAACGGTCAGGAGCGCCATCCAGAATCTCAACATGGGCACGATCCGGGTGGAGAACCTGCTCGGCAGCCTGGAGATCTATGCCGATTACCTGCTCGAGAAAGTTTTCTTCAACCTGGTCGACAATTCCCTCCGCCATGGCGGGAACGTCTCGGTCTGCCGGTTCCTGTACCGGAAGGATCCGGGCGGGGTAACCATCCTGTACGAAGACGATGGTATCGGGGTGCCGGCCGGCGCCAAGGACAAGATCTTCAAACGGGAATATTACCGGAATACCGGGTACGGCATGTTCCTTGCCCACGAGATCCTCAGCATCACCAATCTTTCGATAAAAGAGACGGGGGATCCCGGGCATGGGGTCCGGTTCGAGATCTTTGTCCCTGAAGGGACATACCGTTTCACAGACGGCAGCGAAGTAACGTAAAACGAGTGTTAAGAATTTTGTTCCGCCGGTTTTTCATTCCCGGCTCCTCTATTTTCGAGGGGGACTCCATCCGCCGGCAATGATGGGATCGGCCAACCGGTTAACGACCACCTCACGGGGCACGGAAACCGGTTATCAGATTGTGTCCGGTTCCTGAAAGTGCCGGGGGGGCGCCAGTCCGGGGCGGCGCTGCTTATCGCAACATGAGAGTATAGGGGGGGCAACCCTATTCGTGGATCTGATACGGGCGGACCGTATGCAAAACAAATAGCGATCCGTACCAGATATCCAGGTCAGAGATTCTTTTTCCGGCCGCTCGCATCCCGCATGTAGTGCCCGAACTCGCTCTTCTGCAGGACATCCCCCGAGAAGACCGGGCCGTCCCTGCAGACCCGGAGACCGGAAGAGTCCGTGCAGCACGACCCGCAGACCCCGACGCCGCACTTCATGTACCGGTGAAGGGAAAATTCCGTTTTATGGGCAAGGCCTTTCTCGCTGACTTTTGCAAGAACCGCCCGCATCATGATCTCGGGCCCGCAGACCGCAAGCCGGTCGTAGGCGGCAAGGTTCAGGTCGTCCATGAGAGTAGTTACAAATCCGTGGTGCCCGAGCGAGCCGTCATCCGTTGCAATGATCACATCGGTGCACTCGTCCAGCTGATCGAGGAAGAGAAGTTCGGTCTCGCTCCGTGCGCCAAGGAGAAGCGTCATCACGCAGTCCGACCGGGCGAGCGGCAGGAGCGGGGCGGCGCCAACGCCTCCCGCGATGGCAAGCACCCGCTCTCCTTTGGTAAAACCATTGCCGAACGGGCCGCGGATACCGAGCCTGCTCCCGGGCTCAAGATTGAACAGGGCATTCGTTGCATCGCCCACGTTCTGGACCGTGATGCTGTTCTCGGAAGAGAGCGCCATGGGGATCTCGTCCACACCCGGTACCCAGACCATCACGAACTGCCCGGGGGCGAACGCAAAGGAGGTATCGAATACAAAAGTCCGGATCAGCGGCGTCTCCTTCTTTATCCGGAGGATGCTGACCGGAACCGGCAGACCCTCACCCATGGGCGCACCCCACGATCCCGGCATGTTCGAGCCCGTCTTTTGCATACAGATCCTTCTTTATGGAGTCGAACACGTTCACATCCCCGTGTACAGCGCTCCCGATCTCAACGGCGGAAGCTCCTGCCATCATCATCTCGATCACATTGTCGGCCGATGAGACGCCCCCGCAGCCGATGATCGGGACCTTGACCGCTTCGTACAGTTCGTACACGCACCGGACTGCTACCGGGAAGATGGCCGGCCCCGAAAGGCCGCCGAACCCGTGCCCCAGAACCGGCCGGCGAAGCCCGGTCGAGATCCGCATTGCTTTTACGGTGTTGATGGCGACAATCGCACCGGCGCCGCCTTTTTCGGCAGCCCTCCCGATAGCCGTGATGTCGGTCACGTTCGGGGTCAGCTTGACCCATGTCGGGACTCCGGTTTTGCTCACCGCCCG
This region includes:
- a CDS encoding dihydroorotate dehydrogenase — protein: MVQIRPGPVTVGGIALDNHLLLAAGVLGTTGASLSRMLLLGAGGVVTKSIGPAPKEGHAGPCLVVLEDGLMNAMGLPNPSKDFVEELTGLAKKPVVVSIFGGNPEEFAEVASWFRGKAAGFELNLSCPHAEGYGAAIGSDPALVEACTRAVSKTGVPTWVKLTPNVTDITAIGRAAEKGGAGAIVAINTVKAMRISTGLRRPVLGHGFGGLSGPAIFPVAVRCVYELYEAVKVPIIGCGGVSSADNVIEMMMAGASAVEIGSAVHGDVNVFDSIKKDLYAKDGLEHAGIVGCAHG
- a CDS encoding dihydroorotate dehydrogenase electron transfer subunit, with translation MGEGLPVPVSILRIKKETPLIRTFVFDTSFAFAPGQFVMVWVPGVDEIPMALSSENSITVQNVGDATNALFNLEPGSRLGIRGPFGNGFTKGERVLAIAGGVGAAPLLPLARSDCVMTLLLGARSETELLFLDQLDECTDVIIATDDGSLGHHGFVTTLMDDLNLAAYDRLAVCGPEIMMRAVLAKVSEKGLAHKTEFSLHRYMKCGVGVCGSCCTDSSGLRVCRDGPVFSGDVLQKSEFGHYMRDASGRKKNL